DNA sequence from the Halorussus limi genome:
AGCAACTGGTCGAGGCGGCGGGCGCTTCCTCCGTCGCCGCGGTCCTCTCCGAGGACCTCGACGTGTCGGGCGAGACGGTCGTTCCCGTCCTCTCGGGCGGCAACATCGACATCTCGATGCTCCAGACCGTCCTCACGCAGGCGCTGACCGAGCGGAGCCAACTGATGCGCCTCCGGGTTCGCATCGAGGACGAACCCGGCGAGATGACCCAACTCTCGGGCATCATCGCCGACACCGGCGCGAACATCCGGACGGTCCGCCACGACCGCGCGGTGGACGACCTGCGCGTGGGCGAGGCGTATCTGGTCTTTCAGGTCGTCACGAGCGGGACGGGCCACGCCGAGAAGATAATCGAGGAGGTCAGGGACGCCGGCTACGAGGTCGAACGAGTGGCGTGACCGACCTCGCCGAAGCGTCGACGAATCCTGTCGGCGAACCTATTACTCCCTCCGCGTCGTAGGCCTGCGCATGCCGTTTCGACTGACCGAGGACCAGCGAGCGCTCCGCGAGGAGGTCCGCGAGTTCGCCGAGTCCGAGATTCGTCCGCGCGCCATCGAACTCGACCGAAACGAGGAGTACCCCGGCGACATCTTGGCCGAACTCGGCGACCGGGGGTACGCGGGCATCACGCTCCCAGCGGAGTACGGCGGCCGCGGCGAGGGACTGGTCGAACTAGTCGTTCTCACCGAGGAACTTGCGGCGGCAATGATGACCGTCGCCAGCGCGCTGGCGCTCAATCTGGGCGTCGCGACAGTAATCGAACGGTTCGGGACCGACGCCCAGCGCGAGGAGTACCTACCCGAGATGGCGACCTTCGACACGGTGGGCGCGCTGGGCCTCAGCGAGGCGAACGCCGGGTCTGACAAACTGGCGATGGAGACGACGGCCGAGAAAGACGGCGACGAGTGGGTCATCGACGGGCACAAGCAGTGGGTCACCAACTTCCAGCACGCCGACGTCGTCCTCACCTACGCGAAGACTGGTCCCGACGCCGACGCGCCCCACAACATCAGCGCGTTCCTCGTCCCGACCGAGGAGTTCGAGGTCGAGGCGGTGTGGGAGACCCTCGGCGCGCGTAACGTGAAGTCGCCCCGAGTTCGGTTGTCGGACGTGCGCGTACCCGCCGAAAACCTCGTCGGTGAGGAGGGCGAGGCGTACGTCCAGCGCGGCGAGGTCCACACCGGCGTGAACGTCCCGGCCCGCGGGGTCGGCATCGCTCGGGCCGCGCTCGAAGACGCGACAGCTTACACCGCCGAGCGCGAGCAGTTCGACCGGTCCATCGGGGAGTTTCAGGGCGTCCGGTGGAACGTGGCGGAGATGGCCCAGCGCGCCGACGCGGCCCGCCTGCTGACGCTCCGGGCCGCCGACCGCGCCGACCGCGGCGAAAACGTACGTCGGGAGTTCGCCGCGGCGAAGGTCCGCGCGACGGAGGCCGCCGTCGAGAACGCGAACGACGCGATGCAACTCCACGGAGGGAAGGGGTACACGACCGACCACCACGTCGAGCGCTACCTCCGGGACGCCCGACTCTTGACCGTCGCCGGAGGACCGAACGAACTCCACCGCAATTCGCTGGCCGACGCGGTGTACACGGACTTCGAGTGAAACGTTACCAACCCGATCTCGCCGCAAAATCCACCTGATTTTTCACCACCAAGCCCGACTTACCGGACATATGGTCGTCGGAGACATCTCGACGGGAACGGACGTGTTGGTAATCGGTGCGGGACCGGGCGGCTACGTCGCCGCGATTCGCGCGGGGCAACTGGACTTGGACGTGACCCTCGTGGAGAAAGACGCCTACGGCGGGACCTGCCTGAACTACGGCTGTATCCCCTCGAAGGCGATGATTACGGCCTCGGACCTCGCCCACGAGGCGGGCCACGCCGAGGAGATGGGCATCTACGCCGACCCCGAGGTGGAGATGGACGAGATGGTCGGCTGGAAGGACGGCGTCGTGGACCAACTGACCGGGGGCGTCGAGAAACTCGCCAAGGCCAACGGCGTCGAACTGATGGAGGGCCGCGCGGAGTTCGCCGGCGAGGACAAGGCCCGCATCGTCCACGGCGGCGAGGGCCAAGGCTCCGAGACTGTCGAGTTCGAACACGCCATCGTTTCGACCGGAAGTCGTCCCATCGAGGTGCCGGGCTTCGACTTCGGCGACGACCCGGTGCTGGACTCCCGGCAGGCGCTCGCGCTGGACGAGGTGCCCGAGAGCCTCGTCATCGTCGGCGCGGGCTACATCGGGATGGAACTCGCGGGCGTCTTCGCCAAGTTGGGTACCGACGTGACCGTGGTCGAGATGCTCGACTCGGTCCTGCCGGGCTACGAGGACGACCTCGCGCGCCCCGTCAAGAAGAAGGCCGAGGAACTGGGCATCGACTTCCACTTCGGCGAGGCCGCCAGCGGGTGGGAGGAGTCGGGCGGCGGCATCACCGTCAGGACCGAGAACGAGGACGGCGAAGTCTCTGAGTTCGGCGCGGAGAAGGTGCTGGTCGCGGTCGGCCGCGAACCCGTCACCGACACGCTCGAACTCGACAACGCGGGCGTCGAGACCGACGAGGACGGGTTCATCCCGACCGACGACCGCGCGCGGACGAACGTGGAGCACATCCACGCCATCGGCGACGTGACGGGCGAACCCATGCTCGCCCACGTGGCCAGCAAGGAGGGGCAGGTCGCCGCGGAGGTCATCGCGGGCGAACCCTCGGCGCTCGACTATCAGGCGGTCCCCGCGGCGGTGTTCACCGACCCCGAAATCGGCACGGTCGGCATGACCGAGGCGGAGGCCGAGGAGCAGGGCTTCGAACCGGCCGTCGGCGAATTCCCGTTCAACGCCTCGGGTCGCGCGCTCACGACGGGCCACGCCGAGGGCTTCGTCCGCATCGTCGCCGACGAACCCAGCGGCTTCCTGTTGGGTGCCCAAATCGTCGGGCCGGAGGCCTCCGAACTCATCGCCGAGATGGGTCTGGCCATCGAGATGGGCGCGACGCTGGAGGACGTGGCCGCGACGATTCACACCCACCCGACGCTCAGCGAGGCCGTGATGGAGGCCGCCGAGAACGCGCTGGGGCACGCGATTCACACGTTGAACCGGTAACTCGACGCGCGCCGAACGGGTAGCGAGTCCTTTTTCCACTTTCTCGGAGTGAGTCCGCGAGAGCGACGGCGACCGGAGCGTAGCGAACAATTATGTTGATTGGTAACGAACACCACAGTATGTCCCACGGAAGAACCGGCGGGCTGTCCCCCTTCGAGCGACTCCGGGCGCGCTTCGAACAACAGGACCTCGTCTGCCCGAAGTGCGGGTACGACGACGAGGACGGGCGGTGGCTCGCTGCGACCGGCGGTAATCGGATTCGGTACCGCCACCTCTGTCCCAGTTGCGGCCACGTCCGACGGCGGACGTTCGAACTCGGCGGGGAGTGACCTCGACCCGGTGCAGTAGGCGTCCGAGCGGCGAGCGACGCCGCTATTTCAGATTCGCAACTGAGTAGCTTTATCCGGTGGGAGCGGGCTCTCGGTGACATGGGACCGTCCGGCTCCGAAGCGCCGCCCGAGAACGAACACGGTTGGGAAGTCGTCGAGAACATCGCGGTGGACGAACCGGAGCACACCGCGAAGAACACCATCTACCGGTGGGTAGACACCGAGGCCGAGGTGGTGTTGTACTACTTCACGGGCGCACAGAAGGGCGGGCTGACGGCGGTTCCGCTGGATGAGACGGCGCTAGGCGAGGAGTAGCGGGCGTGAACCGTCGTTCGGCTTATCTCTCTCGTCACCAGCTCCATTTGCGGAAGTGAGGATTCTGTAGAGAGAAGCGTGCTACTGCCGGTATAAAGGAGTCTATCGTCCCGAACGGCGACGGCAGACCACGTCCTGCCCGACCGGTTCCGCTCTTCGGCCTTCGGCCCGCGTTGCTCGTCTCGCGCGCGGTGGCCGCGGCGCACCGGCGCCGCGTCCGCACGCGCCGACCGCCGTGGAAAGTGACGTGTGGCTTCTTCGAAGAACGATAGAGAATCCTAAAGGACCTCTACACACGTCTCTAGCAAACAAAAATCTATGCTAAGTTGCGTTCACTCCGTCCATCGAGAAAATCTGTCACACCCGACGCCCTTTTAGTCGCTACCGCGAAACGAGTGGCATATGCAAGCAGTCACGCTCGGTCCCGAGGGGACCTACTCGCACCGCGCCGCCAGCGCAGTCGCCGACGAGGTGGAGTTCCGCGAGTCCGTCACCGCCATCGTAGAGGCCGTCGCGGACGGCGAGTTCGAGCGCGGAGTCGTCCCCATCGAGAACAGCATCGAGGGGAGCGTCACCGAGACGCTCGACGCGCTGACCGACCGCGAAGTCGCCGCGGTCCGGGAAATTGTCACTCCGATTCGCCACGCGCTCCTCGCCCAGCGCGACGACTTCTCGGTCGTCGCCAGCCACTCCCAAGCGCTGGCGCAGTGCCGAAGCTACCTCGAAGCCGAGTACCCCGACGCCGACCTCGAAGCGGTCGCCAGCACCGCCCGCGGCGTCGAACACGCCCGCGAGAACCCCGACGTGGCGGGCATCGGCCACCCGGACAACGCGAGCGGCGACGACGACCTCCGGGTCGTCGCGGAGGGGATTCAGGACCGCAACTCGAACGCGACCCGCTTTTTCGTCATCGCGCCGGTCGCCGAACAGTCGGAGGCGGGCGGCAAGTCCTCGCTGGTGGTCTACCCGAACGCCAACTACCCGGGTCTGCTGCTCGAACTGCTCGAACCCTTCGCCGACCGGGACGTCAACCTCACGCGGGTCGAGTCGCGCCCGAGCGGCGAGCGACTGGGCGACTACGTGTTCCACATCGACTTCGCGGCCGGTCTCTACGAGGAGCGCGCACAGGAGGCCATCGCGGACGTGGAGGACATCGCGGAGAACGGGTGGGTCCGGCGACTCGGGTCGTACGACACCGAACACGTGGTCTACTGAGGTGGACCCGACTCCCGCCGACCGACCGCTCGCCGACTATTCGCCGACCTCCCACCGACCTCCCACCGACCTCCCACCGACCTCCCACCGACCTCCCACCGACCTCCCACCGACCTCCCACCGACCTCCCACCGACCTCCCACCGACCTCCCACCGACCTCCCACCGACCTCCCACCGACCTCCCACCGACCTCCCACCGACCTCCCACCGACCTCCCACCGACCTCCCACCGACCGACCACCCGCCGACCACCCTCGGACCGGCCTCCCGGTCTGAATTTTTAAGACCCAACGCGTCGGACACCCAACGGGCGACCGGCGCCCGGGGGAAACTATGGCAGGACGAAAGAATCCGTTCGAGGACTTAGAAGAGATGATAGAACGCATGAGCCGCCAGTTCGAGCAGTCGATGGGCGGCGGCGCGATGGAGCAGTTGAGCGGCAGCGGCGCGTCCGTCGACGTGGCCGACCACGGCGACGAGTTCGTCGTCACCGCCGACTTGCCCGGCTATCAGAAGGAGGACATCGACGTGACGCTCCGGGGCGACCACCTCCAGATTCGGGCCGAGACCCAACAGGAGACCGAGGACAGCGACGACGAGGACGGCCAGTACATCCGGAAGGAGCGACGCCACCGGTCGGTGAACCGCTCGGTGAC
Encoded proteins:
- a CDS encoding HVO_0649 family zinc finger protein, encoding MSHGRTGGLSPFERLRARFEQQDLVCPKCGYDDEDGRWLAATGGNRIRYRHLCPSCGHVRRRTFELGGE
- a CDS encoding acyl-CoA dehydrogenase family protein, producing the protein MPFRLTEDQRALREEVREFAESEIRPRAIELDRNEEYPGDILAELGDRGYAGITLPAEYGGRGEGLVELVVLTEELAAAMMTVASALALNLGVATVIERFGTDAQREEYLPEMATFDTVGALGLSEANAGSDKLAMETTAEKDGDEWVIDGHKQWVTNFQHADVVLTYAKTGPDADAPHNISAFLVPTEEFEVEAVWETLGARNVKSPRVRLSDVRVPAENLVGEEGEAYVQRGEVHTGVNVPARGVGIARAALEDATAYTAEREQFDRSIGEFQGVRWNVAEMAQRADAARLLTLRAADRADRGENVRREFAAAKVRATEAAVENANDAMQLHGGKGYTTDHHVERYLRDARLLTVAGGPNELHRNSLADAVYTDFE
- the pheA gene encoding prephenate dehydratase, with amino-acid sequence MQAVTLGPEGTYSHRAASAVADEVEFRESVTAIVEAVADGEFERGVVPIENSIEGSVTETLDALTDREVAAVREIVTPIRHALLAQRDDFSVVASHSQALAQCRSYLEAEYPDADLEAVASTARGVEHARENPDVAGIGHPDNASGDDDLRVVAEGIQDRNSNATRFFVIAPVAEQSEAGGKSSLVVYPNANYPGLLLELLEPFADRDVNLTRVESRPSGERLGDYVFHIDFAAGLYEERAQEAIADVEDIAENGWVRRLGSYDTEHVVY
- the lpdA gene encoding dihydrolipoyl dehydrogenase, translating into MVVGDISTGTDVLVIGAGPGGYVAAIRAGQLDLDVTLVEKDAYGGTCLNYGCIPSKAMITASDLAHEAGHAEEMGIYADPEVEMDEMVGWKDGVVDQLTGGVEKLAKANGVELMEGRAEFAGEDKARIVHGGEGQGSETVEFEHAIVSTGSRPIEVPGFDFGDDPVLDSRQALALDEVPESLVIVGAGYIGMELAGVFAKLGTDVTVVEMLDSVLPGYEDDLARPVKKKAEELGIDFHFGEAASGWEESGGGITVRTENEDGEVSEFGAEKVLVAVGREPVTDTLELDNAGVETDEDGFIPTDDRARTNVEHIHAIGDVTGEPMLAHVASKEGQVAAEVIAGEPSALDYQAVPAAVFTDPEIGTVGMTEAEAEEQGFEPAVGEFPFNASGRALTTGHAEGFVRIVADEPSGFLLGAQIVGPEASELIAEMGLAIEMGATLEDVAATIHTHPTLSEAVMEAAENALGHAIHTLNR
- a CDS encoding Hsp20/alpha crystallin family protein, with the protein product MAGRKNPFEDLEEMIERMSRQFEQSMGGGAMEQLSGSGASVDVADHGDEFVVTADLPGYQKEDIDVTLRGDHLQIRAETQQETEDSDDEDGQYIRKERRHRSVNRSVTFPEEVDEENVSAQYRNGVLTVTLQKLTAGDGDSHSIDIE